The window TGTGCGACGGCGACGCGTCTGCGCTGCGTCCCTGGAAAGTGGTAATTTCAGAGTCGCTCGAATGAAACGAGGGCCTGAACGGGCGGCGGTGTTTGGCTTGTTGGGCAGGTACGGCGTTCGCCTCCCTGAGCTCCTGCTGGAGGCCTGAGTGGCCCCCCGGGGTGCAGACAGAGGGTCTGACTCAGCAGAATAATAACAGCGATGGGCTGATTATTGGGTCGAGCCTCTGGAAGATTTGTTCTGGTTACATGGTTACTACAAAGAGAGAAGCCAAAACACTGGACCTCAGCATCTGTTGCTGCTAAACGTCATCCACCTCTGAAGCTCGGTCGCTCTAGGATGAGAGGAGTTTTGCATTCATTTAAAGTTTCACCTGACGACCTGACAATCAgcagggttcatcctctggggaccctCAATGTCTGCATCAAAATCAGCTGGCAGGACATTTTCTAGTTTTACTGCTTGTTTCTGTTTAATATCTCCGTGGTCTGTTGGTTTAGGACTGATGACATATTTCACCATATTCTGACATTTTATGGACAAAGCGTTTAATAGTTTAATCTCAGTGGTTTTTATATTAATCAATAATGAATTCAAGTGTTGGACGCGACCCGTGCCGTGACCTCCCTCTTGAAGACAGAATAGGATTTGCCTGCAGGGATTCATAAAAAGTGTCATTATTGAGACCGCGCGTCAGGACAGGAAGCGTTACgataaaaaaacacactaaaagtGAATAAATATACATTATCGCCTGTGAATTTAAAAGACTTAAAGTGGACAGCGGCACTGGAAGGCGCCGGAAGGTGccattacattttattgttcCGATTTTTCAggtcaaaacataaaaatgctCTCATGAAACTCAACCAATCAAAACACTTCTTAATTCTTTAATAATATATTACATTTATgccataacacaataataataacagtaataacattaataataaacatacacAAAGTACAAAATGATTTGTGTGATTTTAAGTTACCAACACatcaaaattaaacaaaactaaTCTTCTTTAGCTGCCTTTGACTCCTCGTCATCCCTCCTAGTGAATCCAGAGAACCCAATTTCCCATGACCCCCAACTAAGAAGAACTACACAAGGAAGTCGTCCAAACAGCTGGAGTTAAAAGTCTCCCAAAGTTCCAGAGGAGCAAAGACCAGGTCGTTGTCTCGGATATGGCTTACGACTCTTCCCAGATGAGTTCAGTCCCAATAAAGAAGCGttcaggggtgtgtgtgcgtgcgtgtgtgcgtgcgtgtgtgtgtgtgtgtttgatgaagGCAGGAGCTTCTAGAACACAGACACAAGTGACATGTTTaccaaatcaaataaaataaaaaaggagggTAAGTGAAACCATATGTAGCAACTCATCCTGGCGTTTGGCAGGTTCCACCGTGACACAAACCAGCTGCCGAGAACAGAGGTCCATGTGCCAGAGCGAGGTGGTTGTGGacacacattacagtacagATATCACCAGGACCCCGTCCTCCTCCGTGAGGCGGACCTCAGGGGTTCTGGGAGGTAAAAGTCTCAGTTTTTCTCCTGAGGGTGAAGGTGAGGACGCAGGGGGGCCtcggcccccccccccccccccccgggtccTCCCTCTACTTGCGGTGCTTCATCTCCTTGTCGTGGTGGCTCTTGCCGCCGCCCTCTCCCTTGTCCAGCATCTTGATGGCCTCCATCAGGTAGCTCTGGAAGGCGGAGAGCGCGGCGCAGATGGCCGGGGTGCCGAAGCCGTGGGTGAGCAGGCTGAAGTGGGTGAGGCTGCCCTGCACGCCGGGCTCCAGGCAGGGCGTGGGCCGGCTGCCGCCCAGCGGGGACCGGTCCTGGGACATCAGGTCCACGAACTCCTTACAGATCTCCCTGGACGAGGGGACACGGGCGTTAGGACAAGCTGGCCCCTGCGTGCAGGAAggggcagcggcggcggtgaCTCACTTGGTGGCGAGCAGCATGCTGCGCCGCGTGGGCAGCTGCTCCGGGTCGCTCTGCCTGCACAGGTACTCGGCTGTGGCTCTGGCTGGAAACTCCGTCTCGCACACGTACCCGAAGTCTCGCGCCAGATGGACGGCCTCAcctggaggggagagagagagagagagacaggaacccGGGATGAGCGTCAGAATAAAAGCTCTCAAATGATCAGTcagtcagaataaaagctgttaAATGGGCAACAATTGATTGAccggtcgggtcgggtcgggtcgggacCAGGCCGGGCTGCAGTCGTTTCTCTCACTTTCACTGGGCAAACAGTTCACTGCTCTTTGGCTCAGAGAGGGCGCGTTCCTCAGATGACACCCACCCgagtgtgtgcgcacgcgcacgtgtgtgtgcggccGCCCGTGCCGCCGTTGTTTATTCGTGGCTGCTCACGCGTGGAGatttgtgtgtgaatatgtgtcTCCCCCTGTCAGGAtgtatgcagtgtgtgtgtgtgtgtgtgtgtgtgtgtgtgtgtgtgtgtgtgtgtgtgtgtgtgtgtgtctgtgtgtgtgtgtctgtgtgtggtgtggggtgtgtgtggtgcagttgcTGGGTggtgttgtgctttgttgtgtgtgtgtgtcgagtgtctgtgtgtgcgtttgtgttttgtgtgtgtgtgtggtgtgtgtgtgtggtgtgtgtggtgtatgtgtggtgttgtgtgtgtgggtgtgtgtgtctgggtgtgtgttgccgtgtgtcgtgtgtgtgtttgtgtgtcttgtggtggtggtgtgtgttttgtgtgtgtgggtgtggttgTGGTGTGGTGTTgtggtgtgtgctgtgtgtgtgtgtgtgtgtgtgtgtgtgtgtgtgtgtgatgtgtggtgtgtgtgtgtggtgtgtgtggtggtggtgtgtggtttgggtgtgtgtgtgggtgtgtgtgtgcagtggtgtgtgtgtgtgtgtgtgtggtgtgtgtgtgcgttttgcgtgtgtgtgtgtgtgtgtgcgtgtgcgtgcgtgtgtgtgtgtgcgtgtgtgtgtgtgtgtgtgtgcgcgcgctgccTACCCTCCACTAGAGATGTCAGCAGAGTGACGTTGGCCGCCTTGCGGCGCCCGGCGGGCAGGTTGAGGCCAATCTTCTCCAGACGCTCTCTCAGACATCGGCCACCATTCTTTGACTTGGCCCtggggggaggcagggagacggagacggagagagcTCTTTTTAGGGGATGCTCCGTGTGTGCGCCTGTATCTTTGTATTACGTCGAcggctgaatgtgtgtttgagcaAATTTGAAGCTGAAATCTCTCTCTGTTCCCTGTCAGCAGTGATCCCATCCTCTGCTGTCAGGGGTCTTTTCATCCTTTTAGACGATGCTTTGCTTTATTCTATCATGTCaacttaaaaacacatttatgccGTAATAGTggtaaaaatggaaaaacatttgGATTGAAAATACCAATTATCTGATGAGATCCCAACTCTCAGCTGGGATGGGATTCCTGAtgatattgtttattttattctatatttGACTCTATCTACATCTAACGGACTGGTGCCGGCTGCAGAACCGTTACCTCCCTTCAGATCTTTTAATTATGTCCTCTTAAAGTATTTCAGCCCTGAACCCAAATCACAAAGTTGCTTCAGGCCCTGAGGCTGAGGCTCATTAAACCCCATCGCTTCTCTTGTGATTTAGTCCCATGACCCATTTTGTGTCCCAAGCTCCACTTCACTTAAAACTGTTCCACCGCTTCgtggagaaaaagaagaggaaggtCTAAACGTATGGAGACAGagctcctcctcatcacagCGATGAGGAACTTTAAGATTAGGTTGTTCTGTCGCACATTTCCTATGATTCCTGGTTGTGGACCttgatttttagctttaaaaatttaaaaagcagGGGGTATAATTGACCTTGTTCATTTACTTTTATGCATGAATGAAAGATTATTCTAATCTCCTATTAAAACTAATCTCCCCCATAACAAAGTGGGCTGTTGTGAAGTTTGGTGTTGCAGCATCTGATAAAGACAGAAGATGAGGCTGATCCGCGTCTCGTGCCGGATCTCACCTGCGCAGGACCCCCCCCAGCAGAGACGCGTTGAGGCACTCGGGTGGAGACAGGCGCCGCTGCACTTCGCCGACCGTCACCTTGTACttggaggtggagctgagcaGCGACAGCCGCCCGGGCACCGAACAGAACACCTCGGCCGGGTTGGACACGGCGCCCACGCCCAGGCCCTCCTTCCCGATGGACAGGGCCGACAGCGACGAGCCGTTGAGTTTGGACGGGATGGGAACTGGAGGAGAGACGGAGCGGGTCACGAAAAGCGGGATGTGGAGACAAAAAGCAGGCAGATGATGAATAAACATCAGCCTTAAACGTGTTCTGTGCGCCATGAATCTATTCAGTGTCATGTTCTCCCCTGTGCCGACAGCTCTAATTCTGGAGCGCTGCTTGTTGATTCTGTTGTTGCAACTGCAGGTGGTTACGTTTTGACGGCGCATTCTCAAATAGCTTTGTTTCACACCTTGGCGGCTTCACTTCACGCTCACTTTTCTGCACTGCGGTAAACTTTTAAGACTCCGATCGGCTTTGCTGTCCCCTTTTTCCGCAAATGGAGCAGAAGCGTCATTAAAGCGTGTCCCTGAATCCGCAAACCTGTTGCGCCACTGCatccagatgatgatgatgatgatgatgatgatgatgatgcgtgTTGGTGCAGATCTGCTGGGATGAAACCGAGCAACTAATTCCCCCGCAGATTAAACCACGCGTCATTTCGCGCGATGACGTCATCAACCTTTCATCTGAGGCTCACAGCGGGTCGCCACCAGCATTTAGTGAACTAGCAGAAAGTGCGTGACACACGCGAGACGACGGACACGAACGTGGTTTCCGACCCATGACGTAAGAAAGAGACGGACTAGAATATATTTTTTACAGGGCGTTTTGTTCCCTGTCGCCTCTTTTCCTGGTGGCGCCggctttttcctctctcttcctgatCCGAGGATGATGTTATCTGCGCGTCTGTGTGCTGCGCACTGTGCAGGCGGTGGGTGGCCTCCTCGTGACACCCCGCTGCGCCGCAGACTCCAGAACTAGAAGGGAAGAACTCCCCTCGTTCACGCGCAGCCGGCGAGGCCGCAGCGGCAGTTTCCTCCAACGCTCCCTCTCCtttgtcaccccccccccccccccccttcattccGTCTTGTTCTCTTCTCCCCCCGTTGGAGTTTCTTATTCATGAGCGCTTCTGGTTTGTTCTGCCGTCTGACTGTAAGTGCTTGCTGGGGAAGCTGATCAATTCTAAGGCAAACAGAATTAATGTCACTTCATCAAATGACTGGCTGATGTGCAGCGGCAGTTCTATCAGGAATGTGGGAAGCTTCTCTTCGGGGACTTCATCTGGAGACTTACATCCTCATTGTTGTGGAAACTTTAGGAGCTGTTTCAATAGTGGGAATCGCTGCTGTACATTTGAAGTCACAACAATGTTTGAGGATAATTTGAAGGTCATTTAAAGAAAGGACCCACTATCTTTATGAACAGTTTAACAGCAAGAGCTGGTTTTATTCTCACAATCGACGTCACTTCAACTTGCTTCGGAGCAAGTGTTCACTTTTTTGCACATCTGCACAAGGACTGGGCTCAGTTTGGCTTTTCGCAGTATCTCGCTCCACCAGCTGTAAATCCAACTTGAATTTTCTAATCGTGCCCCTGTGTCTTCTGCCGCTCCGACTCTGTAATATTACAGCGATCATACTCTGCAAATTTCCCCTCAACTCCTCTTTTATCATGTGCCCCTCCCTTGTCTTCTTTGCCCCACTTCGCTCTCCTCTTCACTCTaatccctcgctcgctcgctcgctctctccctcacacacactctctcataTGACCATGAACAGTTCATTAAGAATGTGTGCCTTTGGGGTGAAGTCTGCAGCTGAGTATTAGAGGACTTCTTGACTTCAAatgaaatagcaaaacagaattatttatagtgtgtgtgtgtgtgtgtgtgtgtgtgtgtgtgtgtgtgtgtgtgtgcgtgtgtgtgtggcagtgagATAGATAGACTGGTGTTAGAGTGCCCCTAAACACAAAAACCCCTTCAGCATGTATAGCACAATTATATAGGTGCACACTtagacacaaatgcacacatacacactcaatccatctctcctgtctctctctctctctctctctcacacacacacacacacacacacacacacacacacacacacagctcagcacCTCTTACCTTTTTTAATGACAGAGTGGTCGAGGATGCCCAAGGCTGATCCTTCCTCCATTCCctgtgtcagacagacagacagtcactatcatttatacacacacacaaacacacacagtctgacatTCTCAGGCCAAAGCAAGATGGAGGGAGCAATTTTTTTAAAGATCTagatacaaataaataataaaataggttTAGTATATTTATACATTGATTATATTTTCACAGCTgaacaacaggaaacatgtAATTACTCTAAATTAAACGTACATTTTTATGTTACAAAGCTTTATTGTTAGAAAACTGTTAACAAAAATATTTCAAACGTACAAGGCTGTCTTTGTTAAAAATTCAGATAATCATTTCAGTATCTCTAAAATTACTAAATTTAAATgaacaatttaaaaaacatttatagcCAATAGCCTGTGCTTTTATAATTGGATTTAATATGTGAATATATATTTCGGTCTCTGCAGTTGTAATTAGGACAAATTGTATAAAAACTAAACTGTGATTCAGTGACGATCAAAAACAGCCACCACAAAGTATTCAGTGAAGGAACACTATTATTTATTCGCTCTTTTCATTTCCTAAGAATAAACGTCTTGCAGGGCGATGTCTCCTTTGTGCTGAATTTATAAGACGGTTCAAACGCGAAGGATTTAATCCATTAATCAAATGAAGGTCCTTGTCAAGAGGGAGCGTTTAACAGTAACATGCCCGGGTTGACTCCTCGCCTGGCGCCGCTCTCACACGTTTCTTTCCTATTAATGACCGTGCAGATCAATTGGTTTCGCTGTGTTTTTCTGCGAGGGGGCAACaaacagcgtctgcagctgcacctgctgcagggAAGCTGACTGCTCAATAAACCATAGAAACTATTCTTCCCCTGAAACCTGCAGAAGGCGAAAGGGCTGCCTGCACGAGGCGCACAAGCACTTTGTCTCTGTGCGGGACGTCGGATAGTGATGGACGCATGTTGGGATGAATTACAAAGTGATATTTGCCACCTCGCCAATTTTATTATTAAGGGAAAATAAGAGAGGGtagaaaatgatttatttaggATTTAATAAGCCATAACAGTTTCAGCCTAAACGTGAACTGGTTAAAAAGACACTACATTTCACTGGTACTTTAAATGTGgtaaaataaaatccaacacTTCAAGTTAAATCCGTTGTGTATTTCAGCCTCTAATTGCAGCGCGCAAATGCTTATATTTTCCCTTATTTAAATGGTCAAACTACAAAATAATGTAGATTtataaacaattaaaataaaataattttaaaggGTGCAAATtttgtaaaaatacaaaacgAAGACGTTGAAAATTAAGAGTCTTaattcaaaaatattttaatcgTAGTGATATTTGGAGGTAGAATAAAACACAGGCCTTTATCGCCTTGGGGCCTGATGCCTCCATCCGTATATTTTTAAAAACGAGGTATatgtttaaatataataattactTGCATTAAAAATGATCGAATcgaaaaaacgaaaaaaaagtTGTCTTTATAACCACCCTTTTGAAATCTGAAcaatatgtgtgtgagtgattttAACGCtaccaaaacaaaaaggtaaaaaaaagtcaataaaCAATCAGTTACCTGAAGATCCTCCAGGCCGTGATGTCCCAGGTGCATCCCGAGAGGACCGTCGCCGAGTGCGGCAGCCCCCTCCCCGAGACCGTGCAGCAGCCGAGGGACAGCTGGATACTCCCGCCGGGGGTCGAGGCTCAGAGCCCGGTGAGACTGTGACAAGAG is drawn from Betta splendens chromosome 11, fBetSpl5.4, whole genome shotgun sequence and contains these coding sequences:
- the tfap2e gene encoding transcription factor AP-2-epsilon isoform X1: MLWKSRTKTDSFQDRADGLSGSSPSGRLSQLSSLNQAAYSSAPPLCHTPASDFQPPYFPPPYPQSSLPYSQTQDSAYSHLSDPYPSINSIHQHQQAAWHSQRSRSEEGGLLSQSHRALSLDPRREYPAVPRLLHGLGEGAAALGDGPLGMHLGHHGLEDLQGMEEGSALGILDHSVIKKVPIPSKLNGSSLSALSIGKEGLGVGAVSNPAEVFCSVPGRLSLLSSTSKYKVTVGEVQRRLSPPECLNASLLGGVLRRAKSKNGGRCLRERLEKIGLNLPAGRRKAANVTLLTSLVEGEAVHLARDFGYVCETEFPARATAEYLCRQSDPEQLPTRRSMLLATKEICKEFVDLMSQDRSPLGGSRPTPCLEPGVQGSLTHFSLLTHGFGTPAICAALSAFQSYLMEAIKMLDKGEGGGKSHHDKEMKHRK
- the tfap2e gene encoding transcription factor AP-2-epsilon isoform X2, whose translation is MLIHTYSAMDRADGLSGSSPSGRLSQLSSLNQAAYSSAPPLCHTPASDFQPPYFPPPYPQSSLPYSQTQDSAYSHLSDPYPSINSIHQHQQAAWHSQRSRSEEGGLLSQSHRALSLDPRREYPAVPRLLHGLGEGAAALGDGPLGMHLGHHGLEDLQGMEEGSALGILDHSVIKKVPIPSKLNGSSLSALSIGKEGLGVGAVSNPAEVFCSVPGRLSLLSSTSKYKVTVGEVQRRLSPPECLNASLLGGVLRRAKSKNGGRCLRERLEKIGLNLPAGRRKAANVTLLTSLVEGEAVHLARDFGYVCETEFPARATAEYLCRQSDPEQLPTRRSMLLATKEICKEFVDLMSQDRSPLGGSRPTPCLEPGVQGSLTHFSLLTHGFGTPAICAALSAFQSYLMEAIKMLDKGEGGGKSHHDKEMKHRK